CTCGGAGGAAATAACAGAGGCTATTGCTGAGTTCCCTAACGGGAAATCACCTGGGCCCGATGGGATCCCTATCGAATGGTACAAGGCTCACAAAGAGATAATCGCACCCAGATTATGTTCCCTATTTAATGCCATACAACAAGGGAAGGGCTTGCCAGATAGCCTAAAGTTAGCTACTATTACCTTAATTCCCAAAGCGGGAAAAGCCCCAGAGAAGTGTGAATCATACAGGCCAATTTCACTCTTAAATTCAGATGTTAAGATACTGGTGAAAATTTTGGCCAATAGGTTAAAACGAGTGGTAGAACATTTAATACACCCGGACCAGACCGGCTTTATGCCTACTAGGGCCACAGATATAAATATCAGGAGACTTTACAATAATATCTGGACCACTCATGATGTTACAGGAGAAAGAGTGGTGGTGTCCCTTGACTCTGAAAAGGCGTTCGACACTATGGAATGGCCCTATCTCTGGGCACTCCTAGATCGATATGGGTTAGGTAATCCCTTCATTAATTGGGTCAAAGCCATATATGACGCCCCGAAAGCACGCATACTGGTAAATGCTGAGCTTTCACAAGAGTTCCCATTGGCGCGGGGCACCAGGCAGGGATGCCCTCTATCCCCGTTACTATTCGCCCTTGCCATTGAACCTCTAGCGGTGTTAATTCGCAATAATCAGAGCATTGCAGGGCTTAAGAAACAAAGACTTGAGGAAAAAATTTCATTGTACGCGTATGACATGTTGATTTATCTGGCCAACCCAAGGGAAGCACTCACAGAACTTCTGAAGGAAGTCAAGAACTTTGGGAATTACTCTGGCCTTAGGGTCAACTGGCCGAAATCAGTGGTTTTCCCTATAGATGACAGGGGTAATAGGCCAGAACTGCACTCTGCACAGCTGCAATGGGTGTCCTCCTTCACTTACCTGGGCATGGTAATCCATAAAGATCCTAGTAAATACATTGAATTAAACTTAGCCCCAATAGTCAGGTCATTGAGGACAAAAACCCAACAATGGCTCAACCTTCCGCTGTCATTGCCGGGACGCATTAATATTCTAAAGATGATTTTTCTTCCCAAATTTCTTTATGCGTTCCATAATTCACCCACTCTGCCTACCAAGCAATGGTTCAAAGAAGTGGACACATGTATTAGAAACTTTGTCTGGGCAGGGGAACGCCCCCGAATTGCCATGCGAATGCTTCAAGCCTCAACCAACCAGGGGGGATTAGCCCTTCCCAATCTGACATTATATTTCTATGCCAGTCAATTGGTGTACGCTTGGTGGTGGCTTAATCCGGACCCAAATAATCAGGCCACTGTTTTGGAGGCAGCTGTGGTCTCTTCCTTTGAAGCCTTAGCTAACCAACTACACAGGGGTTTGCCATCAATTTACCCCCTTACGCCCCCTATGAAGACAGTGACACAGGTGTTCAATAGAACTGTGAATGTAGTGTACAAAAAATCAAATAGTTGGTCCAAATGGACTCCCTTGTGGGGAAACGGTACTCTCACGCACTTTTGGGCTATCCCGGATGTAAGCGTATGGGCAACTGTAGGGGTGAAATACTTGAATGATATCGTGAGGCAGGGAGAACTTAAGCAGTTCGATCAGCTGAAGCAGGAACTAGGGCTGAGCAACCAAATGCTGTTTTGATACCTTCAACTAAGGCATGCATACGTTGCCCAGTTTTCGGGGGAGGCCCTCATAGTTCAGGAGCTTTCTCTAGAACGGTACCTGCGTCGACCGCATCTTTCCAGGCCTCTTAGTTGGTTCTACGCCATACTATTAAGGGGAGATCATGATCCAATAGAGCATATTAGACGTAAATGGGCTCAGGATCTCCCCCACTTGGAGGAGGGATCCTGGAAGGACATATTGGAGCAGGTGCCCGATGTTCACATTTCAACTAGggacagatatatacatataaagtttTTAAATAGAGTCTACCTAACACCCCATAGACTGGCACAGATCTATCAGGGATATCCTGATGTTTGTGTGAAATGCAACTTCGACCAGGTTAATTATATGCATGTATTTTTGGAGTGTCCTAAAATCCAGAGGTTCTGGGCAGCCGTTCTTCAATTCATGGGATCCTCGTTGGGTCTGCCCCAAATTCGAACTCCTGAATATTGCCTTTTGGGACACCTGGAGGACCTCAGTCTATCAGTTGGGGACAGACTTTGCCTGCAGCAACTACTTCACTTTGCAAGTAAAGCAATTCTTTTGACATGGAAGGCCCCTGAATCCCCAACTCTGGGTTTTTGGATTAAGTTGATTGATGAGATGCTTCCGAAACTAAAACTTACCTATATGGCACGCGGCTGCCCAGCCAAGTTTGGGAAAATTTGGGGCCGATGGCTGATTGATCCATAGACAAACAGCAGATCTGTAGATATTTTGGACTGAATGTACTATTAGAACCTGATGTATCGCAGGATGTCAGTAACccatccccatcttctttttccacctcttctctttctttctaaTTCTTCTATCTCTACTATTTTTGttataatgaaaatcaataaagaaaaccttaaaataaaaaaaaaaaaagaaaagtgatgTGTAAATGCCAGTTTCAAgtataaagatggccatacacgttaagatttttaaaagatctttttgttaccgtaggaccaagcttatcctgaaacgatcatttaaaAGTATGATTTGTCCACAAAAACAACCATTTCAATCGGTatcgtctagttgaagctagaaaaactgtgggtagcttCCTGCTTGGCTCtacaaacaattggacaatggatacatttcactgttaaTGAAAATTTTCAAACTTACCCAATCGATTTTTTGACCATGATGGATGAAAAATCGCTAGCTGCACGATTGTTCAGTGCCACACTAAGCTCATGATAATTTGACTGATTTGTCGTATCGATCTAAGAATGGTCTTTAGgaagagaaaaatcttaacatctataaCTCCCTAGCAATTAGAAATTTACTCATTAGAATGATTATCAAGATAAcactttaacttaactttaaatTTTAAAGATGGGGGAAAAATAAATTTATGCAACTCACCCTACAAAAAGCATATACATGTACAGGATCCCCTATCCaaaaaaacagttatccagaaagatctgaattatgggaaggccatctctcatagagtccattttaatcaaataattcaaaattttgaaaataatttcccttttcgcTGTATTGATACAAATGAGAGAACAtatatataccccccccccacactgagacagtgttggactgggacaccaggggcccacccaaaaatgttagtccaggggcccaccaaaagaccttagatcaggggctcactctcagtactattataattcctcacgcaacctctgttctgctagtctcttttctttacatgctataatctattattccatctatttagtctctttgttctcatagaaataggtaatggccacgaaatatgccaaatgttttgaagcaggatgGCCCACTGACaattgggcccaccgggatttttcctggtatcccatattcaaatggttcaagggagcttccagggtcagggtataaaaaatcacaaaaaattttagtgttttttttatatatttttttttttaaactcgaaaagttcaaaattttaaaacccaaaaattagatttgtgtccaaaaaaaccttgaaaacgtgaatttcgtggaaaacacaaatggaaccttaataaatgtgcctcatacTGTAATAGTCCAATAGTCTAATAGTCCAAGTACAGCACAACTTTTTGTTATAAAAaccacaataaagaaaaaaaagaaggaaccTCATATGCCAGAAAGCTCTGTAATGTTTCTATATCTTTAGCCATTAAATATGTAACACATTTTGGTTTCTTTTTATACCTAAGTGCAAAATGTCAAGCTCTTTCCTCCTTCtacaaaacacaaatgataaatcaGAAAATATGTAGACAGTATGTATAAACTATGACGCTACACTGACATATTGATCAGtcttaaagaaaaatattgtgtcactgatattttttaatatttgtagatGTGTTAAGTGCTTGTAAACTTATAACAAAAGAACAGGCTTCATAATTTTCATTCTGTTGTATGTTTTCATTTCATGATTGTATTTCCATAGCAACAACAACTTCTACTATCCAACtgaattatgacatcacaatgactcTGACATTGTCCAGATGATCTCAGGCTGTACCACTGGCAGAGCGTCGTTGGCATTGAGTAGAGATGGATCTATCCTACTTGTTGCTCgcgttttatctttttatcttatcttttattttcAGAATTAACCAATTTAGACTTATTTACTGGATTTTGTTCTACAGTTTACTAATTTCCCATGTTTGTTATGGAAGTGCAATGGATCAAAGACAAAAGCCTCGCCATAACTCCAAACCAATCAGGCAGAGGGATGCACAGACTGATGAAATCCTATTTTTCATGGGTGCAGATGTTTTACTGTGGATTTTCCTGATTTGTTTTTACTTACGCAGAGAGCTGAGTTTCTGCGTTTTTCTCTGGCTGATTACTGTTAAAATTGGAGACATCATAGTACCCTCCTGGGGCTTAGTGTCCAATATGTTCCATGATGTCTACAGGATCTTCTTTTCAAGCAAAGTTAACCCAACAGAGGCTGAGCTAGAAGCCGTCCAGAGAGTTAGTAGAGTACTAATCCTTTGCCTCAGCAATGCTATGGTGATTTTTGTGAGCATTGTTGGATTACGTCTGTGGAGCAAGGTGAGTACATTTATAATCATGGGTAATTTAGAGCAGGATAAACACAGACCTTAATGAACTAATTCCCATATTATCCCCATAAACAATAACAGCATGTATCATGTGTGTCTTATCTTTCTGTACAGGTGACTATAAGGCAACTGATAAATACTGGCCGAACTGTCATGCAGTTTATATCAGCAACAGTTTCTGACTTGTACGATATATACACGGTAAAGGAGGCAACCAACAAAGAAGCAAAAACAGTCAAACCAAAGAAAACTggcaaaaagaaattcaaaaaagtaacatttaaccTAGTACCACAAATCATAGATGACCTGGAGCCAGAAAATTCTGCTCAAGATATTGAGGAGCCAATAAAGTCAGTCCAGGAGATTGTAGAGCCAGGAGACTCTTCTGAGAAGACAGTGGCCTCATTATATCCTACAATTATAGATATCAGGCAGAAAATGATCCTTGTGGATGGTCTTTCACAAGGGAACAGTGTGGCTGGCCATACAGAAATTCCCTGTATGAGGAGTGGCTCTGACTATAATACGGATATGAATAACAGTGTTCTGCCTTCAGTGCCCACTGTGAGCCAGGCAGCAGTAGATGTCCCTATGAATGTGAAGAAGAAGAACAGCTTCTCAAGATTCATACAAAGTCTCAGG
Above is a genomic segment from Xenopus laevis strain J_2021 chromosome 3L, Xenopus_laevis_v10.1, whole genome shotgun sequence containing:
- the LOC121401236 gene encoding uncharacterized protein LOC121401236 — encoded protein: MDQRQKPRHNSKPIRQRDAQTDEILFFMGADVLLWIFLICFYLRRELSFCVFLWLITVKIGDIIVPSWGLVSNMFHDVYRIFFSSKVNPTEAELEAVQRVSRVLILCLSNAMVIFVSIVGLRLWSKVTIRQLINTGRTVMQFISATVSDLYDIYTVKEATNKEAKTVKPKKTGKKKFKKVTFNLVPQIIDDLEPENSAQDIEEPIKSVQEIVEPGDSSEKTVASLYPTIIDIRQKMILVDGLSQGNSVAGHTEIPCMRSGSDYNTDMNNSVLPSVPTVSQAAVDVPMNVKKKNSFSRFIQSLRDRATRSNKKSRKLKKNKIIFNLTSCFRCHSVESDTP